One window of Acidobacteriota bacterium genomic DNA carries:
- a CDS encoding Uma2 family endonuclease, producing MQNSVTEISNSAPVIAPVKLTYDDFLRLHSGRHIEYVDGEVLAKMTVTRTHDNLTGFLNAILRAYVEARDLGRVYGDAFQMKLTFDGIVKGREPDVLFVAKANLGRVSERFLDGPADLAVEVVSSDSVTRDRVEKFAEYESAGVREYWIIEPSQRMAEFFGLDPSGVFNRLPISKDGVFESRVIDGLQIDSNWLWQNEMPHLIDVLRHWELI from the coding sequence ATGCAGAACAGCGTCACCGAAATCTCAAACTCCGCGCCCGTCATCGCGCCCGTGAAACTCACTTACGATGATTTCCTTCGCCTTCACTCAGGTCGGCATATTGAATATGTTGACGGCGAAGTCCTTGCAAAAATGACAGTTACAAGAACTCACGATAATCTGACAGGTTTTCTGAATGCGATCTTGCGAGCTTACGTCGAGGCTCGCGACCTCGGTCGGGTCTACGGCGATGCGTTTCAGATGAAGTTGACGTTCGACGGAATCGTCAAAGGTCGCGAACCGGACGTCCTGTTCGTCGCGAAAGCGAACCTTGGGCGCGTATCCGAACGATTTCTCGACGGACCGGCCGATCTCGCGGTCGAAGTCGTCTCATCGGATAGTGTTACCCGCGATCGCGTGGAAAAGTTCGCGGAATACGAATCCGCCGGGGTTCGCGAGTATTGGATAATTGAACCTTCACAACGAATGGCAGAGTTCTTTGGGTTGGATCCGAGTGGCGTTTTCAATCGCCTTCCGATCTCGAAAGACGGCGTCTTTGAGAGCCGGGTGATCGACGGGCTGCAAATTGACTCCAATTGGTTGTGGCAAAATGAAATGCCGCATCTGATCGATGTTCTCAGGCATTGGGAACTGATTTGA
- the deoC gene encoding deoxyribose-phosphate aldolase encodes MNNADYEKLVEQITDLVLAKIGDDAYCPSFCRADVERIVDAGASRIGIVLGSTATAHDWASLIDHTLLRPDATESDIKKLCNEAIEFGFASVCVNPAWVKKAAEFLAGSDVPVCTVIGFPLGATLPDVKAFEARRAIFNGAREVDMVINIGALKSGDDCAVEDDIRAVAQAAHENHVLLKVIIETALLTDDEKVRACLASKNAGADFVKTSTGFAKGGATADDVALMRHTVGHALGVKASGGVKGIDDARKMFEAGATRIGASVGVKIAQEASGVKSTIVAGGY; translated from the coding sequence ATGAATAACGCAGACTACGAAAAACTTGTCGAACAGATCACCGACCTCGTGCTCGCGAAGATCGGCGACGATGCGTATTGCCCGAGCTTCTGCCGCGCCGATGTCGAACGGATCGTCGATGCCGGCGCATCGCGCATCGGCATTGTTCTGGGATCGACGGCGACGGCGCACGATTGGGCGAGCCTCATCGATCACACGCTGCTCAGGCCGGATGCGACGGAATCGGACATCAAGAAACTCTGCAACGAGGCGATCGAGTTCGGGTTCGCGTCCGTTTGCGTCAATCCCGCGTGGGTCAAGAAGGCGGCCGAGTTTCTCGCCGGTTCTGATGTTCCGGTCTGCACGGTCATCGGGTTTCCGCTCGGCGCGACGTTGCCGGACGTGAAGGCGTTCGAAGCGCGGCGGGCAATCTTCAACGGCGCCCGCGAGGTCGATATGGTGATCAACATCGGCGCGCTGAAATCAGGGGACGACTGCGCCGTCGAGGACGACATCCGCGCGGTCGCGCAGGCCGCGCACGAGAACCACGTGCTGCTCAAGGTCATCATCGAAACGGCGCTTCTGACCGACGACGAAAAGGTCCGCGCGTGCCTAGCTTCGAAAAACGCCGGCGCCGATTTCGTCAAGACTTCGACCGGTTTTGCGAAGGGCGGCGCGACCGCTGATGACGTCGCCTTGATGCGGCACACCGTCGGCCACGCGCTCGGCGTAAAGGCTTCGGGCGGCGTGAAGGGAATCGACGACGCGCGCAAAATGTTCGAGGCCGGCGCGACGCGCATCGGCGCTTCGGTCGGCGTCAAGATCGCCCAGGAAGCGAGCGGCGTGAAATCGACGATCGTCGCCGGCGGATACTGA
- a CDS encoding TonB family protein gives MKRLSPVLLSFFATCAVLISAPIAFGQQTQLSLVDIITALRSKKATIAEKNEILAAGVKQRGVTFALNPDLEKELRTAGADDQLIGSIRAKSPVVKADPTPQPKTEPTPAPVATPKPQDATYFQNRANASFVMGEFDAAINDYTKAIELNGKDPMMFFSRGMAHFNKKNFNPAIADFDKVIELDPTESMAYFNRGVALENVGNFEKSLADLKKAVELDAENEPARNALTRLQAKMPKPVQPVPTKEVAKAQPNEERPKIVQPGSSNELYSAGSLRELALKLAVPTYPQIERQNRTEGVVTVQVTLDEEGKVVTAKATNGPKGLRGASEEAAKRSKFKPVTVEGKAVKATGTVVYNFKLS, from the coding sequence ATGAAGAGACTTTCCCCCGTATTGCTTTCATTTTTCGCGACTTGCGCAGTATTGATTTCGGCACCGATCGCGTTTGGCCAGCAAACTCAGTTGAGCCTCGTCGATATCATCACGGCCCTGCGTTCAAAAAAGGCGACGATCGCCGAAAAGAACGAGATTCTCGCCGCCGGCGTGAAGCAGCGCGGCGTGACCTTCGCGCTCAATCCGGACCTTGAAAAAGAACTCCGCACGGCCGGTGCCGACGATCAGCTTATCGGCTCGATCCGTGCGAAGAGTCCGGTCGTCAAAGCCGATCCGACGCCGCAACCGAAGACCGAACCGACGCCGGCGCCGGTCGCGACACCTAAACCTCAGGACGCCACTTACTTTCAGAATCGCGCGAACGCGAGTTTCGTGATGGGTGAATTCGACGCCGCGATCAACGATTACACGAAGGCGATCGAGCTTAACGGGAAGGACCCGATGATGTTCTTTTCGCGCGGAATGGCTCATTTCAACAAAAAGAACTTCAACCCGGCGATCGCCGATTTCGACAAGGTGATCGAGCTCGACCCGACCGAATCGATGGCGTATTTCAACCGCGGCGTCGCGCTCGAGAATGTCGGAAACTTCGAAAAGTCCCTGGCCGACCTGAAAAAGGCGGTCGAACTTGACGCCGAGAACGAACCCGCAAGAAACGCGTTGACACGACTGCAAGCCAAAATGCCGAAGCCCGTCCAGCCCGTTCCGACCAAAGAAGTCGCGAAGGCCCAACCAAATGAAGAGCGTCCGAAGATCGTTCAGCCGGGTTCTTCGAATGAGTTGTATTCGGCGGGCTCGCTTCGGGAGCTGGCTCTCAAACTCGCAGTTCCGACGTATCCGCAGATCGAACGTCAGAACCGGACCGAAGGAGTTGTGACGGTTCAGGTGACGCTCGATGAAGAAGGCAAGGTGGTCACCGCAAAGGCGACGAACGGCCCGAAAGGCCTCCGCGGCGCGAGCGAGGAAGCCGCCAAGCGTTCGAAATTCAAACCGGTGACCGTCGAAGGCAAAGCTGTAAAAGCAACCGGCACGGTAGTTTACAATTTCAAGCTGAGCTGA
- a CDS encoding protein kinase → MLSTNQILRNRYRITAQLGQIDAGLGYAAFDNTAGKNVMLKESQLEGASSEIRAVPATVRHQSLLCATDSFNESGRRYLVMDHADGKTLGELLEKTKNAFPVKEVSFWADGLLDALHHLHTQVPPIIHSDIKPQNIKLSSGGNVKLFVFGVSPSGEHADETETMSFDAAILGYLPIEQIWLGLDVGSRKVIRSGYDEQSAEILELPLDVQSDIYSIGATIYHLLTGRVPADALTRSIDLLEGKPDPLVPATKLNPAVPSEVSDILTRAMKIRREERYGSASIMRQVLRAAFARIKADANPSPSDDFGDDDAVLELPASIPAPAPKPVSPIPPGMRSGESQQIEIIKRQLREAEARRLEAERRAADAEQRLLERDTVDFKLADIPVEVIDEPAPEPVPESFATPHAPTVESAEPFAGMIEEAERAGGHSMAKVAGAAALLLVVGASGWGIWTFVAETPAGPVPMKVEAPAASLPKPEANPVADSPVVTTSEDFKPQPVAATAATPDAPADDPSIKAKPTQTPPQQAKKQPTPTPKTDKPQKKSVTLDDLLKDN, encoded by the coding sequence ATGCTTTCTACCAATCAAATCCTTCGGAATCGCTATCGCATCACCGCGCAACTCGGCCAGATCGATGCCGGACTCGGTTACGCAGCATTCGACAATACCGCCGGCAAAAACGTTATGCTCAAAGAATCTCAGCTCGAAGGAGCGTCATCTGAAATACGCGCGGTTCCGGCAACGGTCCGGCATCAGTCACTTCTATGCGCGACCGATTCCTTCAACGAATCGGGCCGGCGCTATCTTGTAATGGATCACGCCGATGGAAAAACCCTCGGCGAATTGCTTGAAAAGACGAAGAACGCATTTCCGGTCAAGGAAGTCTCTTTCTGGGCCGACGGTCTGCTGGACGCGCTTCATCATCTGCACACTCAGGTCCCGCCGATAATCCATTCCGACATCAAGCCGCAAAACATCAAGCTGAGCTCGGGCGGCAACGTCAAGCTCTTTGTCTTTGGAGTTTCGCCATCGGGCGAACACGCCGACGAAACCGAGACGATGTCATTCGACGCCGCCATTCTCGGCTACCTGCCGATCGAACAGATCTGGCTCGGCCTCGATGTCGGTTCGCGCAAGGTCATCCGCAGCGGTTATGACGAGCAATCCGCCGAGATTCTCGAACTGCCCCTGGACGTTCAGAGCGATATCTACTCGATCGGCGCGACGATCTATCATTTGCTGACGGGGCGCGTCCCGGCGGATGCTTTGACTCGTTCGATCGATCTGCTCGAAGGCAAACCCGATCCGCTGGTCCCGGCGACGAAACTCAATCCTGCCGTGCCGTCGGAGGTATCGGACATACTGACGCGAGCGATGAAGATCAGGCGCGAGGAGCGTTACGGATCGGCTTCGATAATGCGCCAGGTACTTCGGGCCGCATTCGCCCGCATCAAGGCGGACGCGAACCCCTCGCCTTCCGACGATTTTGGCGACGACGACGCCGTTCTCGAACTTCCGGCCTCAATTCCGGCGCCGGCCCCGAAACCTGTTTCGCCGATCCCGCCGGGAATGCGTTCCGGTGAATCGCAGCAGATTGAGATCATCAAGCGTCAGCTCCGCGAGGCCGAAGCCCGGCGACTCGAAGCCGAACGGCGCGCGGCCGATGCCGAACAGCGACTGTTGGAACGCGACACGGTGGATTTCAAGCTTGCCGACATCCCGGTCGAGGTCATCGACGAGCCGGCTCCCGAGCCTGTTCCCGAATCGTTCGCAACGCCGCACGCTCCAACGGTTGAATCCGCGGAACCTTTCGCCGGGATGATCGAAGAAGCCGAACGGGCGGGCGGGCATTCGATGGCGAAGGTAGCCGGCGCTGCTGCGCTCCTGCTGGTCGTCGGCGCGTCCGGTTGGGGAATCTGGACATTCGTGGCGGAAACGCCAGCCGGGCCTGTTCCGATGAAGGTTGAAGCACCGGCCGCTTCGTTGCCGAAACCCGAAGCGAATCCCGTCGCCGATAGTCCGGTGGTAACCACGTCCGAGGACTTCAAGCCGCAGCCGGTCGCGGCGACCGCGGCCACGCCGGACGCACCGGCGGACGATCCGTCGATCAAGGCAAAACCGACCCAGACTCCGCCGCAACAGGCGAAAAAGCAGCCGACGCCGACACCCAAAACAGACAAGCCACAGAAGAAATCGGTCACCCTTGACGACCTTCTCAAGGACAATTAA